The region CCTATATGACAGTAAActcaatatctttgagttgtggaggaaaaaaaagacatttgagtacatcaccttgggctttggaaatcactgattgacatttttcaccattttctgacattttatagaccaaacaactaatcgagaaaataatcgccAGATGAATCGACAATTAAAAGAATCGTCAGTTGCAACCCTAATCAAATTGCAATCCAAACATGTTTCTGGTTGGTCTTGGGATGTGTCCCATTATTGGACATAGACATGCAGAATTGGTCATCCTCATCATCTTCTGCATTACTCAGTCAGGGATGTGACGCGCTTACGTCTGAGTTACACATTGTGAACAACATGACTAGAAAGTGGTCCTTGTGTCTTTATATGTACATCATATGGAATTGTACCTACActtgtctctgagtgtgtgttgcTATTTTGACCTGTGAGTGATGATATGACTGACCCTGCTACAGCAGTGACAGCAGAGAGACATTGCCATGACAAATTATTTTCTGCGGTAACCTCCTGGGACAAGCCCTGCCTGGCCCTCATCTCTTTTGATTGCACTGAACGATGACTTCTACATTGACTGATACACCACACTGACACccagagatgggaagtaacaaagtacaaatactttgttactgtactcaagtacagtaacagatatttttactttactatttatttttgtgccgactttttacttttactccttacatttttaacatgaatattGGTACTTGGAGTTGCCGTTATTATTTTTCGCGTCATCAATACCGAATTCAATCTAATAGGATGGAAATATACGTTGCACTTGACACACCACTACAAGACGACTCGACAGATTCGGCAGCATTCATTCGCGGCAAATCATTGCGGCTTGatggcggtaacgttagcacatAGTAGTATGGACGACgacatgattgaaaatgaagaaaacagagATCGCAGAGATTCGGCAgacaagcagcaagacattcccAATCATCCTTGGCCTTATCTGAGAGAGATGTTTGAGATAATCAAGAATGACTCCCGGCGAATGTGCTGCAAATTGTACCAACCGAAACTTCTTAATTAATGTCTGTTTAGTAATTGtatcctttattttctttccagaagccatatttgagcacacacacacatacatgtagattAAACAGgaagatttaaaaaagagaaactggatctgtgaattctcacacaatcacaattgaattcatatcttgctactcagtcagaatcgtattaacctggagtcccagtctctgtcacaataatcatatatgtgatgttttagacctattggcagacatccatttaaaatgtaggtaAGGGctataaagagcctttttttccatgtccactgaagtttctcagcttgaactctagctttgcataaaatatgtcattcgcaaggctacttttacttatactttaagtaaatttccaagcctgtactttgttacttttacttgagtaaagaagttaaatcagtacttctacttttaccagagtattttttaacacaagtatctgtacttctacttgagtatgggaagtgagtacttttgccatctctgctGACACCACAGCATATGGCGGATTACGTTATTACCATAGAGACTTTGCAGTTGTTTGACAAATCTCCTGGCAACTAGGTGTGGTTTCATCATGGAGGTCCGTTGGATAAAAGTAACTGTGCACAAACAGCCTGATAGCTAAAACGGAAATACAGGTCTGCTGTGGATGTGGGCTTATTCATTTAGCATTAATGGAGTGATAAGGTTTCCAAATCCAGGTTATTGTGACAAGGTTTTTTTCTTGTAGCTCCTTTGGCTCTTGCTCTACTGTGGCTTAGTGGAGTCAGACCATTTAACTAAGCAAACTGCTATTGTTTTATCTAGCGAATCAACCAGCTAGCTAATTCATAATAGCTGATAATGATGTTGATTTGTGGAAATTTAGGTTAAAAGTTGTAAACCATATATCTTCACTGGAGCTGTTTCATTTTGGACAATATGTACATTTCAATTCTAAGCAACGACTAATAGTCTAaagtcatgctagcagctctgtggttGTACTTGAGTgcaatgctaacatcagcatgctaacatgctcatatTGACAAAACTAACATGCAGATATTACATAAGATATAATTTTTACCGTATGCATCTTTGATCAATGACCATTGGTCAGGTTTTTGGTACTGATTGggtagtgtgttagcatgctaacatatcCTAATTAGCAGTAAACAAAGTACAGATGAAGCTGacgggaatgtcattagttagGTATTTGGTTTTAAAGTGctgggaaaataaaataaattgaccTGATGTTGGTGATACATGtaaagttaagggatcaccaaagttattacaggTCATTCTCTGGGGACCATGCCTGTCTATACCATAGATTGTATGGGTGACTTCCTCCCGCTGtccaaaagtgaagccaaaatatcctggATATGggtgctgccatcttgtaactttggagccagagtctgcagTAATTGGGCGGCCCCACCCATACACCCGCCCGACCAATCATGAGTCATTCATAACATTTCACCCCGTTTTTATAgcactaataaaaaccaaacttattaaaaaatgagcatgataaGAATTACCTAAATCTAAAAAAGACGTTTACTTTTttagtttggcccatgtcccatccactaacatggagggggtggGATTTATGActtatactgcagccagccaccagggggcgattaAAATGTTTTGGCCCTACTTATACAAtctatgcatcaacccctggtcTATACCAAATTTCATGACAGATTTTCCATCCAAAAGTTGTTGTGATATTTCAAAATGGACACAAGTGGTGAACTAACAGCCTAGCATTGCCacgccgctagcatggctataaaaaaaaaaaacatgggaacCTCCATGATGTtccactgattgattgattgactgcctgattgattgattattccATTAATCAATCTGGCATCCTGACAGTCTTGTGTCCTTCAAGAAGCCACTAATTATAAAGAGTGATAAACTGGAGTTGTATGCACTTTTGCTATAGCCGCTGCCTGCTTATTGTTTTCACTATTCATCTGGAATAGTGAATGCCACTAAAAGATGTGAGATGCTTTGAGTCAAGTTCCTTTGACAGGTTAATGGTAAGCTTATCGAGGTATGTGGTATACAATTATAAAAGCATACAATTCATATTTTGACAAGAAGTGGCTTTCTGAGCCATTGTTGCCCCAGAGCTGGTGACTTCCAAAATGGCCATTAGAAGGCTTCTAACAATGTCTGAATTTATTATACAGGTGTTTCAAGTTCTATTTCTCTTAATGACTCACACACCTTGCTCTCTTCCTGTCAGCTGTATCCATTAAGTCTACTGAAATCTCAAGCTTTCtctttacagtatgtgttgtgtTCTCAGCAGATACAAACCATACACAAGCTTTAGTCCTTTCTATCTCCTATCTCTGTATCTCCTTTTCCCCTGCCTCTCTATCCCTCTTTGACTACAATACACATGTTTCTGCCTTCTGTGTAATTTAGGCATTTTAGCAAGCATGTGATGGCTGAACCAAACGACAGTGACTACATTTCAACATGAACTCTGGAGGAAATCTTACATTATCAAAACACAGCACTTCACAAGTAGAAATGGGCTCTTTACAATGACACCACTGGCACAGGTAGCAACTATTGTTAAGAACAGGAAAACAGTAAAGTGTAAAGTACACATGACAGGTTTCACAGATAGTTTCAGAGCTGCCCTTGATGCACTACAAGAACACAGAATTTTACAGCAGGGAATGGCTTTGAAATATAATTTGGTCAGGACACGGAGTCGTCCATGTCAGAAACTTTCCCCCAGAGGTTGACAGAAAACCAAAGTCAAGCTGTTTTGTTGTAAAGGGAGCAAGGTCAagatatgttttatttaacttAATCAATAACCCTGGATGTTCAAATCAAAGGTTCACGGATCGATGCAGCTCCTCCCGCGGAGATGCCAGCAATAGAGAGAAAAGACCATCCTTTGTcgtaaatatgtatatgtatatatacatgccTGGTTGATCACATAAGACTAAGCTAATCAGCTAGTATGTATAAAACATGACCATGAATCATTTCCCCTTTGGCTCAagatttttgattttgtttttcttttaaagactCTATAGAATTATTGTGCTGGCTGTTTCCAACTGAAATGTTTGACTTCAGCAGTATTTCCACATTCAGAGAAATCAATGCCGACCCTTCATAGCTCTCAAAACACTCTCATCAAGGAGAGCCTGAATGGTGCTCAATCCCATCTAGCTCTCTCTCTACCGTGTATTTCTCCTGTGGGTCCACAGCAGTCCATTCTCTGATCCTGCGTCTCGTTTTGATTTTGGTTCAGTCTGCGTGACTTCTGACAACTCAATAGAACCCTGGCAAGCATTAACAGCACTCCTATTTACGTTTGACTTGAACATCACTTGTCTCTGCTGTGTTTAAAATCACTTCAGTCAATAATTTTCGTCTTAGGGCGAATTCAACCCAAATATTAATATTAGTTTTGTGCTGGAGTCAGTGTACTTTCCCTTAagaaattgtttatttttcaccTAGACTTTGTCCATGTGTCGATGTCCATGAGCAGCAGCTATTATATCATCGTCCAGCCCCTGCATCTTTGAACAGGAGTCACTATACTAGCAgctcatctgtctgtctctctgggcTCCTTGGATGTGACTGCCGCTGGTCAGATGCTGGTCTGTAGCTCGCCATTCAGCAGGGCAGCATTGTGAGTCTCAAGGTTGGCGTTGAGTACAGCATCGTTAACCATCCTGCTCCTGTCTGCCCTGCTGTCACTGCGTTCTATCTCGTCCAGGCCTGCCACCTTTTTCAGGCATAGGACGTTCTGAAAGCTCTTCTTGAAGTTGTCCGACAGGAAGGCGTACAGAATGGGGTTGGCGCAGCTGTTGGCGTAGCCCAGCACCACGACAAAGTCGAAGGTGCTCTTCGCGGCAGAGGTGGGGTTGATGGAGCTGGTGACGGAGGTGACGTTGAATATGTAGAAAGGCAGCCAACAGAGGACAAACACCGCCACCACTATGGACACCATCCGTGTTACCTTACGCTCAGAACGCTTGCGCTTGCTGGAACCCACCCGCATGCCAGACGACTTTACCTGGCAAAGGAATGGACTGTCAGTGGCTTAAAATCTCTTAAATATAAAAGCACAGTGTTATATACAGACATATAAAATATCTTAAAGTTaaactttgacattttggtatACGCTTGTAtgcttttttttgacaatagtgagatgagaagattgacacaAGTCTAATATctttctgttaaatatgaagctacaaccaGGAGACTGCTTTCGTAGCTTAGCCTAAACACAGGAAGTAGCCAGCTGTTGAAAGCTTAATAAACAATCTGTTCCCAAACTGAAGTGCAAAATCATCAAGTTGGGGTTTTACGTAAAGTTATGCTGAATTATTTCTTGGCTGGGCACAGTGACTTTAGCAAACAATATACAACGTGCTAATTAGGGAGCTTCAGAGGTGCTCTTGCTAAGCTGAGCTAACCGGCTGTTGGCTTTAGCTTCAAATTTAACAGACAGGTATATGAGTCATATTCTTATCTAACCcatggcaagaaagcaaattagtGTGTTaaccaaaatgtcgaactattcccATTAAGAGCCTAGGAAACAGATTATAAAAATCACCTCTCAACATTTTCAGAACTGTTACCAACCAATAAGTGCTAGCTAGCTCATAGCCCTGTTCCTGGACCAAGCCAATGGCTATCAGAGGGGATGCAAACATTTTAGTCACTCAGGCATTCATACAATTTGCAAAAGGAAGACATTTTGAAACTACAAACTCACCAGGTGGTAGACGTGTTTTACTGACTAATAAGGTGGCAAAACAGTTCCAATACAGTCCAAACAAGCCATGTAACGTCATGAGCTGAATGGCTGCAATACTATTGATTAAAAGAGGCTAATGTTTTTGGTCTTTCAGCTGGATTATGGAAAAACTATGGGCccaattttcatgaaacttggtggaagggtgtagcattgGGAAGAACCAATTCATTTTCGGAGCAGATCCGAATCACCAGgtggatacacaaattattttttttactaattaaCAGTGCGAAATAGggcgtttgtgctgcattcatgtggtgtcagaaTAATCAGAAAAATGACTTCCCGACTGGGAAAATTAACACTggattaacattgtgagatagctAATGCGTTTGTGGAGGTCTGTtctctccgagtgcccttctagtttatTGCTTCCGGTAATCACATTCTGTCAAAGcaaatcatgtttttgttgcttcaaACCAACCTGACAAACTTTTTTAACCGTATAAGTCTCTATTAGAGAAAATGTCCTACCTTCTGCTGTATTTTCATCATTACAATGTTAACGAATGCctgtaaaattaaaatgttaaatttcTCTAGCTAGCCTGGATAGCCTTCCAAGGCTAGCTAGCTTGTGTCCTATcctgtaaaatgtaatattaacGTAATCGCCATTAATCGTGATGTTGATTTTCATATGTAACATATATTATATTAGCCTAAGCAAAAACATCTTATAAAAAGATAGTTAAGTGTGCTGTGGCAAAAAATGTCCATCATTTCAAAGTTGTCAACCGTTAACTACATTCTTATGCaacagtgacattttaaaatgagccATTTATCTGAATCTGAATTAAACATGACTTAAATGGCCAAAAAACTTCATTCTAGTCCTGTAGCCAGTACTAATCTTGTTATTGAACTGAATGGAGAAAATTATAATTATCTTGCATTATATGTCCCACATGTGGAGGCGGGCTCTTACCTTGACTATAATGAGCAGGTAGCACAGACATATGACTGCCAGAGGCAGGCAGAACCCAATGAAGAAGGTATAGATTATGAAGGCTGTGTAATAGACATCCTGTGGCTCCGGCCACTCGATCCCACATGTTTGTTCCTTGTGAAGGCCACTAAAGATCAAAGTAGGTAGGATGACTAACAGGGACACACACCACACTGTCAGGTTGATGAGCTTGGCCACGCGGGGCTTCCGCCATTTTGTGGACTTAATAGGGTGGACCACAGCGAAGTACCGATCAATGCTCATCACCATCAAACAGAAGATGCTGGTGAACTGATTGAGAGAGTCTGGTAGAGGGGAGAAGTGGAGGAGTTgagaaagaaatgtaaaattaaaataagtatCAGTAATTGCTTAtgcttgttctttttttttcaaacaggaAGTTTATAAAGTATGATAAAGGCTTTTAGTAAGACAACTGGGATGACCAACACTGTTTGAATTGCAACTAAAGTCTATGCAGCATCTATAATCTATACACTTCAAGCAATAGCTCAGCATTGAGGCAAGGACGcttatttaaaaatgaagcTACAACCAggagacggttagcttagcttagcttggcAAAAGAATTAAATAGAATAAGAGTATATCCCAAATTGTTAAACTATACCTTTAAGACACTTAAATGTCTAAGATTTTGAACAAACTCtttaatagagctcaacagtgaccgccctcTTCTGAACCgctctggttccggaagtgatATTACCCATTCAATTGCACCATTAATGTTTCAGAAtatgcttatataaagagttttaagcctggaaccaagccaacctgCTACCAGATGAATCGCgcccataaaacatttgatatggcgcaaaagaacattttaaaaacggCAAAACGAACATAGACTTCAGTGGTAGCAGCTCGCTATAGCCGGTCACGGGTtctgtaaacatttccatggtaacagcgagctccaccaatcagagatgcAGCTGTTACATCTGAGATTGTTGGTAGTGTGGTACTTCTCCATGAAATTGCaaataaaacaaggttgatttcatacagacttggcttctacaggagcattAACCTTCATTTCACAACCTTgtagctcgtggtcagtctaccttggatggtttagacattatggcttataatcaaaatccttatggagaaaatgaattggattttcacttccggaaccacacttTTGAGCTCTAATTGCAACTGAAGTCTTAATAATACttgaaaaaaatacagatgtttatttgggttttctttcaattGAAACCACAGCAGACAATGATTTCAGCATAATTGAGGAAGCCAAAAGGGGTTTCTTTGCCCATTaaaactgctgctgctttctCAAGTGTACCATAAGCCTTCTGCTCTACACCTACCGACAGTCATGATCACCCTGCACAGCACCTCTCCAAAGGGCCAGTGCACCAGCGTCAGCTGCAAGGCGATGAACGGCAGGCTCATCATGCACAGAACATCGGCCACCGCCAGGTTCAGGATGTAGATGTTGGTCACCGTCTTCATTTTGGCGTATCGCAGGATGACATATATGACCAGGGCGTTGCCGCACAGCCCCACGGCGCATACTATGAAGTAGATGAGGGTGATGACCACAGAGCTGGTCTTGTCCTGGTGAGGCTCCCTGGCTTTGGAGATGTTCAGGTCCAGGTTGGACTCATTCCCCTGCATGTAGCTGTCATACAGGAGGGGCTCAGGGATGGAGATGTTGGGGACAGTCGGGAGAAAGGGCCACTGATCCAAGGCCATGATGGCTGAGAGGTTTAGGGTGTCAAAGGGTTCCGCATTCCTAAAGATGGTAAGGATAGATGTTAAAGGAGCTTGGAGAAGGTAGCTATTATTGGGTTTGAGGTTAGGATGTTACATGCTTAAAAGCATTGACATTACCATGCAAGACTGTTGAAAGCAGGGTAAAGGGTCTTCAAGTTCTAAAATAAGCCTTGGGTAATGGGAATTTGACACGTTGGGGTCTAAAGGTTTGGGGCTCTGGGGATCGGGATGACTGGGGATTTTCATTAACGAGGAACCACAAGTATCACATCCCAGCTgtagagaaacaaaaaaactggcAAGATCGAtctatggagagagagagagagagagagagagagagagagagagagagagagagagagaacaagaacagaatgagaaaaacatatttcttttGACAAATAATAAAAGTCGTTCAAAATCCATGGCAACAGTTGCAACGTTACTTTACATAACTGCTTACATGCCGTAACATGTAAAATATTCTCTCTAGAGAATACTCCAGGTATGTCCTTCACATGTTTAGTTCTTATTATCCTCAATATTActtacagcttttttttaaaaacaacttttgaccgttttttcacacagcagagagagagagagagagagagagagagagagatgcaaaaTACTGGAGCCCACACCCAACCCAATTCAACATACAACTTTTATGTCatgactagggctgcaactaacgattatttttgttgtcgtttaatctgtcgattattttctcgattaatcgattctttttttggtctataaaatgtcagacaatgatgaaaaatgccgatcagtgtttcccaaagcccgacatgacgtcctcaaatgtctcattttgtccacaactcaaagacattcagtttactgtcccagaggagtgaataaactagaaaatattcacatttaagaagctggaatcagagaaattgaatttgttttcataaaacatTACTCAACCGATTCATTTagcgattcatttaatagttgataaCTAaccgattcatctttgcagctccagTCATGACAATGATTTGCACAATTTTGCACTGAAAAGTCTAGTGTATTAAAATTTCACAAAGATGTGCAGGCCTGTGTTACTACACAATCACGACCTTTACTTTAGAGCCATACTTGTGCCAGTGTCAACATTTCAGCTGGATCTCGTCCGGTCTTACACTCTTTTCTCACTTTCTAACACAGTCCAGACCctaatgctgtgtgtgtgtgtgtgtgtgtgtgtgtgtgtgtgtgtgtgtgtgtgtgtgtgtgcgcgcatgcgtGCCTCCCCCACATATGCATACATGCAAAAAGGTCCGCCTGAGCGAGAGCACGTCAAGGGCACTGCGCTGCAGAAGACAAATGTTTATTCAATTGATCTCGGGGACAAACAG is a window of Sander vitreus isolate 19-12246 chromosome 21, sanVit1, whole genome shotgun sequence DNA encoding:
- the LOC144535982 gene encoding somatostatin receptor type 2-like, with amino-acid sequence MALDQWPFLPTVPNISIPEPLLYDSYMQGNESNLDLNISKAREPHQDKTSSVVITLIYFIVCAVGLCGNALVIYVILRYAKMKTVTNIYILNLAVADVLCMMSLPFIALQLTLVHWPFGEVLCRVIMTVDSLNQFTSIFCLMVMSIDRYFAVVHPIKSTKWRKPRVAKLINLTVWCVSLLVILPTLIFSGLHKEQTCGIEWPEPQDVYYTAFIIYTFFIGFCLPLAVICLCYLLIIVKVKSSGMRVGSSKRKRSERKVTRMVSIVVAVFVLCWLPFYIFNVTSVTSSINPTSAAKSTFDFVVVLGYANSCANPILYAFLSDNFKKSFQNVLCLKKVAGLDEIERSDSRADRSRMVNDAVLNANLETHNAALLNGELQTSI